A genomic stretch from Carassius auratus strain Wakin chromosome 37, ASM336829v1, whole genome shotgun sequence includes:
- the LOC113056540 gene encoding borealin-2-like isoform X1, translated as MAPRRTRKVSQDSEEQHNCDQKIRLTKRKELFIQQFEKEAQDRINEMEANLNKLLATVDRVFKIELMKMPQSFHTTLIKDLMNDSDTSVGEVTMAITCASPEIRKPLSRKPSKKGLNAAAVQQRSSGQNKTVEGLKKPAKKTLHNSKSTGSLRCASTISAKRTQGRVVKMSDQTFGLGGKFRQASRSVGDEMMATATIVTSHGETLFLSEDNKDDISVELLDDVALDQMRKIKDLMDYLCNKVGLNNTR; from the exons ATGGCTCCTCGAAGAACTAGAAAAGTCAGTCAGGATTCTGaagagcagcacaactgtgaccAGAAAATTAGACTTACCAAGAGAAAGGAGCTGTTTATACAACAGTTCGAGAAGGAAG CACAGGACCGGATAAATGAAATGGAGGCTAATCTGAACAAATTACTGGCAACTGTAGACCGTGTCTTTAAAATCGAGCTGATGAAAATGCCGCAATCCTTCCACACCACGCTGATAAAAGACCTCATGAATG ACAGTGACACGTCTGTGGGGGAGGTCACGATGGCAATCACG tGCGCCTCTCCAGAAATTCGCAAACCGCTATCTCGAAAACCAAGCAAAAAAG GTTTAAATGCTGCAGCAGTCCAACAAAGGTCATCGGGTCAAAACAAGACCGTGGAAGGCCTAAAG AAACCTGCTAAGAAGACCCTACACAACAGCAAGAGCACTGGAAGCCTGAG GTGTGCGTCAACTATCAGTGCAAAAAGGACCCAAGGACGAGTTGTCAAGATGAGTGATCAAACATTTGGATTAGGGGGTAAATTCAG ACAAGCAAGTCGCTCTGTCGGTGATGAAATGATGGCTACAGCAACAATAGTCACTTCCCATGGAGAA ACGCTGTTCCTTTCTGAAGACAATAAAGATGACATCAGTGTCGAGTTGCTTGATGATGTGGCTTTAGATCAGATGCGAAAGATCAAG GATCTAATGGACTATCTGTGTAACAAAGTGGGCCTCAATAACACACGCTGA
- the LOC113056540 gene encoding borealin-2-like isoform X2, with protein MAPRRTRKVSQDSEEQHNCDQKIRLTKRKELFIQQFEKEAQDRINEMEANLNKLLATVDRVFKIELMKMPQSFHTTLIKDLMNDSDTSVGEVTMAITCASPEIRKPLSRKPSKKAVQQRSSGQNKTVEGLKKPAKKTLHNSKSTGSLRCASTISAKRTQGRVVKMSDQTFGLGGKFRQASRSVGDEMMATATIVTSHGETLFLSEDNKDDISVELLDDVALDQMRKIKDLMDYLCNKVGLNNTR; from the exons ATGGCTCCTCGAAGAACTAGAAAAGTCAGTCAGGATTCTGaagagcagcacaactgtgaccAGAAAATTAGACTTACCAAGAGAAAGGAGCTGTTTATACAACAGTTCGAGAAGGAAG CACAGGACCGGATAAATGAAATGGAGGCTAATCTGAACAAATTACTGGCAACTGTAGACCGTGTCTTTAAAATCGAGCTGATGAAAATGCCGCAATCCTTCCACACCACGCTGATAAAAGACCTCATGAATG ACAGTGACACGTCTGTGGGGGAGGTCACGATGGCAATCACG tGCGCCTCTCCAGAAATTCGCAAACCGCTATCTCGAAAACCAAGCAAAAAAG CAGTCCAACAAAGGTCATCGGGTCAAAACAAGACCGTGGAAGGCCTAAAG AAACCTGCTAAGAAGACCCTACACAACAGCAAGAGCACTGGAAGCCTGAG GTGTGCGTCAACTATCAGTGCAAAAAGGACCCAAGGACGAGTTGTCAAGATGAGTGATCAAACATTTGGATTAGGGGGTAAATTCAG ACAAGCAAGTCGCTCTGTCGGTGATGAAATGATGGCTACAGCAACAATAGTCACTTCCCATGGAGAA ACGCTGTTCCTTTCTGAAGACAATAAAGATGACATCAGTGTCGAGTTGCTTGATGATGTGGCTTTAGATCAGATGCGAAAGATCAAG GATCTAATGGACTATCTGTGTAACAAAGTGGGCCTCAATAACACACGCTGA